In the Wyeomyia smithii strain HCP4-BCI-WySm-NY-G18 chromosome 2, ASM2978416v1, whole genome shotgun sequence genome, one interval contains:
- the LOC129721439 gene encoding endocuticle structural glycoprotein ABD-4-like, which yields MNKQLALWLMAATCALAAPQRKNGISASNGGPESTATIVRQDQLLNPDGSYSFAYETSNGIKASESSSDGASATGEFSYTAPEGDKIQLAYVADQGGFQPQGAHLPVEPPPPEHVLKGLEIILANPPKDPDFNAAFLEATIARLKALQG from the exons ATGAATAAGCAATTG GCACTATGGCTGATGGCAGCTACATGTGCTCTGGCTGCACCACAGCGAAAAAATGGAATTTCTGCCTCGAACGGCGGACCGGAAAGCACTGCCACCATAGTCAGACAGGACCAGCTGCTTAACCCGGATGGATCGTACAGCTTCGCATATGAAACAAGCAACGGGATCAAAGCATCGGAAAGTAGCTCTGACGGGGCTAGCGCAACTGGAGAATTTTCTTACACCGCCCCCGAAGGAGACAAAATACAGCTCGCCTATGTGGCTGACCAGGGCGGATTCCAGCCGCAGGGAGCTCATCTTCCGGTGGAGCCTCCCCCACCGGAACACGTCCTCAAGGGGCTGGAAATCATCCTAGCCAACCCGCCGAAGGATCCAGATTTTAATGCGGCTTTCCTAGAGGCCACCATAGCCAGACTTAAGGCTCTGCAGGGCTGA